A genomic region of Miscanthus floridulus cultivar M001 chromosome 3, ASM1932011v1, whole genome shotgun sequence contains the following coding sequences:
- the LOC136545073 gene encoding putative xyloglucan glycosyltransferase 10, producing the protein MAPWSGLWGGRAVLAGRDAYRGTPVVVRMENPNSWSISEIDDDEDGDDYGGGRRRRRRRRRGKNAKRIIWVLLLKAHRAAGCLAWLASAAVTLGCAARRRVAAGRPDADDGAPSPVPASAPTSPPPRRSRLYAFIRALLLLSLFLLAAELVAHANGRRLAAAAVSLGSLHASWVRFRAAYVAPPLQRLADACVALFLVQSADRVAQSLGCLYIRLRRVRHEPVSPPAVPDAEDPGAGYFPMVLVQIPMCNEKEVYQQSIAAVCNLDWPRSSLLVQVLDDSDDPVTQALIREEVDRWRRHGVRIVYRHRVLREGYKAGNLKSAMSCSYVKDYEYVAIFDADFQPYPDFLRRTVPHFKDNEDLGLVQARWSFVNKDENLLTRLQNINLCFHFEVEQQVNGVFINFFGFNGTAGVWRIRALEDSGGWMERTTVEDMDVAVRAHLKGWKFIFLNDVECQCELPESYEAYRKQQHRWHSGPMQLFRLCLPDIIRCKMAVWKKANLIFLFFLLRKLILPFYSFTLFCIILPLTMFVPEAELPDWVVCYVPALMSLLNVAPAPRSFPFVIPYLLFENTMSVTKFNAMVSGLFQLRGAYEWVVTKKSGRPSSEQGLAAAPATKCQQQREEEEAVTEQTGTTRTRRYKRMYKKELALSLLLLTAAARSLLSKQGMHFYFLLFQGVSFLLVGLDLIGEGVK; encoded by the exons ATGGCGCCGTGGAGCGGCCTCTGGGGCGGCAGGGCCGTCCTCGCCGGCCGCGACGCCTACCGCGGCACCCCGGTCGTCGTCCGGATGGAGAACCCCAACAGCTGGTCCATCTCCGAGATCGACGACGACGAAGACGGCGATGACTACGGCGGGggccggaggcggcggcggcggaggaggaggggcaaGAACGCGAAGCGGATCATCTGGGTGCTGCTCCTCAAGGCTCACCGCGCCGCGGGGTGCCTGGCGTGGCTGGCCTCCGCGGCCGTCACGCTCGGTTGCGCGGCGCGGCGCCGCGtcgcggccggccggccggacgCCGACGACGGAGCGCCCTCGCCCGTCCCCGCGTCCGCTCCCACGAGTCCGCCGCCGCGGCGTTCCCGGCTCTACGCGTTCATCCGGGCGCTGCTCCTGCTGTCGCTGTTCCTCCTGGCCGCCGAGCTCGTCGCGCACGCCAACGGCAGGCGCCTCGCCGCCGCTGCGGTGTCGCTCGGCTCGCTCCACGCCTCCTGGGTGCGCTTCCGCGCCGCCTACGTGGCGCCGCCGCTCCAGCGCCTCGCCGACGCCTGCGTCGCGCTCTTCCTCGTCCAGAGCGCCGACCGCGTCGCCCAGAGCCTCGGCTGCCTCTACATCCGCCTCAGGCGCGTCAGGCACGAACCCGTGTCGCCGCCGGCGGTGCCCGACGCCGAGGACCCCGGTGCCGGCTACTTCCCCATGGTGCTCGTCCAGATACCAATGTGCAACGAGAAGGAG GTGTACCAGCAGTCCATCGCGGCGGTCTGCAACTTGGACTGGCCGAGGTCCAGCCTGCTGGTGCAGGTGCTGGACGACTCCGACGACCCCGTCACGCAGGCACTGATAAGGGAGGAGGTGGACAGGTGGCGGCGCCACGGCGTGCGCATCGTGTACCGCCACCGCGTGCTCAGGGAAGGGTACAAGGCCGGCAACCTCAAGTCGGCGATGAGCTGCAGCTACGTCAAGGACTACGAGTACGTGGCCATCTTCGACGCCGACTTCCAGCCTTACCCTGACTTCCTGCGGCGCACGGTGCCGCATTTCAAG GACAATGAGGATTTGGGGCTGGTGCAGGCGCGGTGGTCGTTCGTGAACAAGGATGAGAACCTGCTGACGCGGCTGCAGAACATCAACCTGTGCTTCCACTTCGAGGTGGAGCAGCAGGTGAACGGCGTGTTCATCAACTTCTTCGGGTTCAACGGCACGGCCGGGGTGTGGAGGATCAGGGCTCTGGAGGATTCAGGGGGCTGGATGGAGCGGACCACCGTCGAGGACATGGACGTCGCGGTCCGGGCGCATCTCAAAGGCTGGAAGTTCATCTTCCTCAACGATGTGGAG TGCCAGTGCGAGTTGCCGGAGTCGTACGAGGCTTACCGGAAGCAGCAGCACCGGTGGCATTCAGGGCCAATGCAGCTCTTCAGGCTGTGCTTGCCGGACATCATCAGATGCAAG ATGGCGGTGTGGAAGAAGGCGAACctgatcttcctcttcttcctgctGCGGAAGCTGATCCTGCCCTTCTACTCCTTCACGCTCTTCTGCATCATCCTGCCGCTGACCATGTTCGTGCCCGAAGCCGAGCTCCCGGACTGGGTGGTGTGTTACGTCCCTGCGCTCATGTCGCTGCTCAACGTGGCGCCGGCGCCCCGGTCGTTCCCGTTCGTGATCCCGTACCTCCTGTTCGAGAACACCATGTCCGTGACCAAGTTCAACGCCATGGTGTCCGGCCTGTTCCAGCTCCGCGGCGCCTACGAGTGGGTGGTCACCAAGAAGTCCGGCCGCCCGTCGTCGGAGCAAGGCCTCGCCGCCGCGCCGGCTACCAAGTGCCAGCAgcagcgggaggaggaggaggccgtgaCGGAGCAGACtgggacgacgaggacgaggaggtacAAGCGGATGTACAAGAAGGAGCTGGCgctgtcgctgctgctgctgacgGCCGCCGCCCGGAGCTTGCTGTCGAAGCAAGGGATGCACTTCTACTTCCTGCTGTTCCAGGGGGTCTCATTCCTCTTGGTCGGCCTCGACCTCATCGGCGAGGGCGTGAAATGA
- the LOC136545074 gene encoding uncharacterized protein gives MAGRREGERQPSLWPSGTAAVEEDSGAFPSAIILFTLVGATATTAAVGQLRRTVSWFYTQLSRSEPYVFWEDIPRRRPIRRGEAWERYHQRMRERTEDQRERVERIRRTQDVFKKERCKCRDYRTWESHNPNYYQHHQRDDWYWNTETFYANQRTNFRATPREAMSYTMSHHYSVLGLDRSRSEPFSDAGIKNAFRRKAMEYHPDQNQSNKEVAEAKLKEVMDSYEAIKLERRNRSC, from the exons ATGGCCGGCCGCCGCGAAGGCGAGCGCCAGCCGAGCCTGTGGCCATCCGGGACGGCCGCGGTGGAGGAGGACTCGGGCGCCTTCCCCTCCGCCATCATCCTCTTCACCCTCGTcggcgccaccgccaccaccgccgcc GTCGGACAACTGCGCCGGACGGTCAGCTGGTTCTACACTCAG CTTAGTAGGTCGGAACCGTATGTGTTCTGGGAAGACATACCTCGTCGTCGACCAATTCGGCGTGGTGAAGCCTGGGAACGGTATCACCAGAGGATGCGtgaaaggaccgaggatcaaagggAAAGAGTG GAACGCATACGGCGCACGCAAGATGTATTTAAAAAGGAGAGATGCAAATGTCGGGATTATCGAACTTGGGAAAGCCATAATCCCAACTATTATCAGCATCATCAAAGAGATGACTGGTACTGGAACACAGAAACGTTTTATGCGAATCAAAGGACAAATTTCAGGGCTACGCCCAGGGAAGCTATGAGTTACACTATGTCACATCACTATTCTGTTTTGGGCCTTGACAG GTCAAGGTCAGAGCCATTTTCAGATGCTGGAATCAAG AATGCTTTCAGGAGAAAAGCAATGGAGTATCATCCAGACCAAAACCAAAGTAATAAAG AGGTTGCTGAGGCAAAATTGAAAGAGGTTATGGATTCTTATGAAGCAATAAAACTAGAACGTCGAAACAGAAGTTGCTGA
- the LOC136543244 gene encoding F-box protein SKIP19-like, protein MEANEEARDRAELPRDALLAVLHRLHHEDVLTGAGQVCRPWRRAARDEPELWRRIDLRRRAALSTPIVHLDTMAHVAVMHSAGRCEAFWAKDFVDDTFIVFLSLR, encoded by the coding sequence ATGGAAGCGAACGAGGAGGCGAGGGACAGGGCGGAGCTGCCGAGGGACGCGTTGCTGGCCGTGCTCCACAGGCTGCACCATGAAGACGTGCTCACGGGGGCCGGGCAGGTGTGCCGCCCCTGGCGCCGCGCGGCGCGGGACGAGCCCGAGCTGTGGCGCCGCATCGACctgcgccgccgcgccgcgctcTCCACGCCCATCGTCCACCTCGACACGATGGCGCACGTTGCCGTGATGCATAGCGCGGGACGGTGCGAGGCCTTCTGGGCCAAGGACTTCGTCGACGACACCTTCATCGTCTTCCTCAGTCTCCGGTGA